Proteins co-encoded in one Bacillus sp. 2205SS5-2 genomic window:
- a CDS encoding YolD-like family protein → MIRDRGRMKWTSMMLPEHVKLLRDWSKEDSFEKEKEIDEQQLEDLNIVAAEAMEYGKCVTITHYTNKRYELLVGTLHSWDAYSETFQVIDRFEAKHEVALKRIIDLRLSD, encoded by the coding sequence ATGATTCGTGATCGCGGAAGAATGAAATGGACCTCGATGATGCTACCAGAGCACGTGAAGCTACTTCGAGACTGGTCAAAGGAAGATAGCTTCGAAAAGGAAAAAGAAATAGATGAACAGCAGCTAGAGGATTTAAACATCGTTGCTGCGGAAGCGATGGAATACGGGAAGTGTGTCACCATTACCCACTACACTAACAAGCGCTATGAATTACTGGTGGGCACGCTTCACTCCTGGGATGCCTACAGTGAAACGTTTCAGGTGATCGATCGTTTCGAGGCTAAGCATGAAGTTGCGCTCAAGCGCATCATCGATCTTCGTTTGAGTGATTAG
- a CDS encoding Y-family DNA polymerase encodes MTVDYSRLPQRKILCIDMKSFYASCSAVMRGLNPLECYLAVVGDQERQGSIVLAASPKLKKEFGIKTGSRLFEIPNDPRIILANPKMATYIRISTEITRLFHRYVPKEAIHTYSVDESFLAIDGVSTLWGDAHTTAEKIRSDIEREFQLPCAIGIGPNMLLSKLCLDLEAKKTGIAEWTYEDVQTKLWPVTPLSEMWGIGKRVERTLNRMGVFSIGQLARYDLKKLEVKFGVMGNQLHYHAWGVDLSEIGAPIMEGQISFGKSQILLRDYKKEEEIKHVILEMCEEVARRARNHQKAGRTISFGLGYSQDEFGGGFHRSRSIEHPTNITMEMYRVCLELFHEHYEKKTVRQISISLSNIVDDESLQLDLFRPDLTKKRELGYVMDRLRNRYGSGAILRAVSYTNAGTARHRARLVGGHRA; translated from the coding sequence ATGACAGTAGACTACAGTAGGCTACCACAACGGAAGATTTTATGCATCGATATGAAGAGCTTTTATGCCAGCTGTTCGGCCGTCATGAGGGGGTTAAATCCTCTTGAGTGTTATTTAGCAGTAGTTGGAGATCAGGAGCGGCAGGGCAGTATCGTGTTAGCAGCTTCTCCGAAACTGAAGAAGGAATTCGGGATTAAAACAGGTTCCCGTCTTTTTGAGATTCCAAATGATCCCCGTATTATTTTGGCGAATCCGAAAATGGCGACCTACATCCGAATATCGACAGAGATTACCCGTCTATTTCACCGCTACGTTCCGAAAGAAGCTATTCATACGTACTCAGTTGATGAAAGCTTTTTAGCGATTGATGGAGTGTCGACTTTATGGGGAGATGCTCATACGACTGCCGAGAAAATTAGATCAGATATAGAAAGAGAATTTCAGTTACCGTGTGCCATAGGGATTGGTCCTAATATGTTGCTTTCAAAGTTATGCTTAGATTTAGAGGCGAAAAAAACAGGAATTGCCGAATGGACGTATGAGGATGTTCAAACGAAGCTTTGGCCTGTGACGCCGCTGAGTGAAATGTGGGGAATTGGCAAAAGGGTAGAACGAACGTTAAACCGGATGGGGGTTTTTTCAATTGGTCAGCTTGCTCGCTACGACCTAAAAAAATTGGAAGTTAAATTTGGTGTAATGGGCAATCAGCTTCACTATCATGCATGGGGAGTGGATTTATCGGAAATTGGGGCCCCAATTATGGAAGGGCAAATTAGCTTTGGAAAAAGTCAAATTCTACTCAGAGATTATAAAAAGGAAGAAGAAATTAAGCATGTTATTTTAGAGATGTGTGAAGAAGTAGCACGCCGAGCACGGAATCATCAAAAGGCCGGACGAACGATTAGTTTCGGCTTAGGCTATAGTCAAGATGAATTTGGTGGTGGGTTTCATCGCTCTCGTTCAATTGAGCATCCGACGAATATTACGATGGAAATGTACCGGGTATGCCTTGAATTGTTTCATGAGCATTACGAAAAGAAAACCGTCCGGCAAATTTCGATATCGCTTTCGAATATTGTCGACGACGAATCACTGCAGCTTGATTTATTTCGTCCGGACTTAACGAAAAAACGAGAGCTGGGCTATGTGATGGATCGATTACGAAATCGGTATGGCTCTGGAGCAATTCTTCGAGCGGTTTCGTATACAAACGCAGGAACGGCAAGACACCGGGCCCGGTTAGTGGGCGGACATAGAGCCTAG